A region of Maridesulfovibrio sp. DNA encodes the following proteins:
- a CDS encoding L-serine ammonia-lyase: MPAITTSVFELFKIGPGPSSSHTIGPMKAGYNFNKTVADLEPAEQPDNIEVRLYGSLSATGKGHGTDRAVVAGLLGFRPDNVECDFLDSLADGKPQQFESGKISLPLSIKNVVYAEVENDFPYANTLLIRLRKGAEILFEQEYYSIGGGFIRWKDQLPEIQRTPPYKYSNMDELKSILAEEGIRMHQAILANETAISGISEDEVYEKLDVILDAMKQAVRNGLAAEGALPGPIGLHRKAKRLFDNSSQPNASDSFLIRLNAYGFAASEENAAGHIVVTAPTSGSAGVIPAAVYALEEDLGITREKIREGMLVCAALGFIAKHNASIAGAEVGCQGEIGVASAMAAGLIAYANGHRFWRTENAAESALEHHLGITCDPVGGYVQIPCIERNAMGVVRAYNSYLIASVENEKFHKVSFDEVVKAMAETGKDMNSKYKETSLGGLAVSVPNC; encoded by the coding sequence ATGCCAGCCATCACTACATCAGTTTTCGAACTGTTCAAAATCGGTCCGGGACCTTCCAGTTCCCACACCATCGGTCCCATGAAGGCCGGATATAATTTCAACAAAACTGTGGCAGATCTGGAGCCTGCAGAACAGCCGGACAATATAGAAGTGAGACTTTACGGTAGTCTCAGTGCTACCGGAAAAGGACATGGAACAGACCGGGCTGTTGTTGCCGGGCTGCTCGGTTTTCGGCCTGATAATGTTGAGTGTGATTTCCTTGATTCTCTTGCCGACGGTAAGCCGCAGCAATTTGAAAGCGGCAAAATTTCCCTGCCGCTGAGTATCAAAAACGTCGTCTATGCTGAAGTGGAAAATGATTTCCCTTATGCAAACACACTACTCATACGTCTTCGCAAAGGCGCAGAGATTCTCTTCGAACAAGAATATTATTCAATCGGTGGTGGTTTTATTAGATGGAAAGACCAACTGCCTGAAATTCAGCGCACTCCTCCTTACAAATATTCAAATATGGATGAGCTTAAATCAATCCTCGCCGAAGAAGGCATACGTATGCATCAGGCCATTCTTGCCAATGAAACAGCCATAAGCGGGATTTCAGAGGATGAAGTATATGAAAAGCTGGATGTGATTCTTGATGCCATGAAACAGGCAGTACGCAACGGTCTTGCAGCAGAAGGAGCCCTTCCCGGTCCAATCGGCCTGCACCGCAAGGCCAAACGTCTTTTTGACAACAGTTCGCAGCCAAACGCTTCAGATAGTTTCCTGATTCGCCTGAATGCATACGGATTTGCCGCCTCTGAAGAAAACGCAGCTGGCCACATAGTGGTTACCGCACCTACTTCCGGATCTGCCGGAGTTATCCCTGCAGCAGTTTATGCACTTGAGGAAGATCTGGGCATTACTCGCGAAAAGATACGCGAAGGTATGCTAGTCTGCGCAGCTCTTGGTTTCATAGCCAAACACAATGCCAGTATCGCCGGGGCTGAGGTTGGGTGTCAGGGTGAAATCGGCGTAGCCTCCGCAATGGCCGCCGGTTTGATTGCCTACGCCAACGGACACCGGTTCTGGCGCACGGAAAATGCTGCAGAATCAGCCCTTGAACACCATCTCGGAATCACATGTGACCCTGTGGGCGGCTATGTACAAATCCCTTGTATCGAACGTAATGCCATGGGTGTAGTTCGGGCCTATAATTCCTACCTCATTGCTTCGGTAGAAAATGAAAAATTCCATAAGGTCAGCTTTGACGAGGTTGTCAAAGCCATGGCCGAGACCGGGAAAGACATGAACAGCAAATACAAAGAGACTTCTCTGGGCGGGCTCGCTGTTTCTGTACCTAATTGCTAG
- a CDS encoding phosphoenolpyruvate carboxykinase (ATP) — protein sequence MASQSTYEFYKDDLSKIPPLRAIAETLLADKRVRKVNAAEAYELALKQWDVMETDYPIYPKAAKRLGLPEGANLLNHCHGKIVGRTAMARRFYNRLNGPDQRKVLGDLREAIFDMQERPLIKAEAVVGLDQDLMIKATILGSEDDAANIFNWLVNFTPFDELADEYAKSAKLPIQDIIIVGDNLWRNEDPFYHNQGNPQLALVDEECNVIYNFGMRYFGERKKGTLTLAWTSGIRVGMAACHGGIKEIDFAECSDAEIKKLGKKSIAFFGLSGTGKSSHTNSHDNGGTLPEGFAKKVLHDDAFQIDTENRVCRAWEPTLFDKTDSRPLGHQDWKYMVSVMNHAMLEIDGKVMPIGQDIRNPNGRALIDRDVIGEHVNRCTFPDSLCWLMKDTCLPPIIRFTDTYLAVAMGAALMTKRNLAENVSEEELKKLVFIPYANPFRVYELWKDVEAFAHVFDCGAHGYSFNSVGFWRSSDTDLNAIPLQTSLTLQTMILTDKLEWEDWELLPGAQIPKRNCMEKVLPGFYDTYNPTNVENRAEYFQTLKDRFAQRRHFLEQTDDLNCKPELLAKLTKALHIKGWF from the coding sequence GTGGCTAGTCAGTCAACCTATGAATTTTACAAAGATGACCTTTCCAAGATTCCGCCTCTGCGGGCGATTGCGGAAACTCTGCTTGCTGATAAACGGGTACGAAAAGTAAATGCGGCCGAAGCATATGAACTTGCCCTTAAGCAGTGGGATGTAATGGAAACAGATTACCCCATTTATCCTAAGGCGGCAAAAAGACTCGGTCTGCCCGAGGGAGCAAATCTGCTCAACCACTGCCATGGAAAAATAGTCGGCCGTACTGCTATGGCCCGCCGTTTCTATAACCGATTGAACGGTCCTGATCAGCGCAAGGTGCTGGGTGACCTGCGTGAAGCAATTTTCGATATGCAGGAACGTCCGCTCATCAAGGCCGAAGCCGTTGTCGGACTGGATCAGGATCTCATGATCAAAGCCACAATTCTCGGCAGTGAAGACGATGCGGCTAATATTTTCAACTGGCTGGTTAACTTCACTCCTTTTGATGAACTTGCAGATGAGTATGCCAAGAGTGCTAAACTGCCCATTCAGGATATCATTATTGTCGGTGATAACCTCTGGCGCAACGAAGATCCTTTCTACCATAATCAGGGCAACCCCCAGTTGGCTCTTGTGGATGAAGAATGCAACGTTATTTACAACTTCGGTATGCGCTATTTCGGTGAGCGCAAGAAGGGAACCCTTACCCTCGCCTGGACTTCAGGTATCCGTGTGGGCATGGCAGCCTGTCATGGTGGAATCAAGGAAATTGATTTTGCCGAATGTTCCGATGCTGAAATCAAGAAGCTGGGCAAGAAGTCCATCGCCTTTTTCGGCTTGTCCGGCACCGGGAAGTCTTCCCATACCAACTCCCACGATAACGGCGGAACGCTGCCTGAAGGATTTGCCAAGAAAGTTCTACACGATGACGCTTTTCAGATTGATACGGAAAACCGTGTCTGCCGTGCCTGGGAGCCGACCCTTTTCGATAAGACAGACTCCCGCCCCTTAGGTCATCAGGACTGGAAATATATGGTTTCTGTAATGAACCATGCCATGCTGGAAATTGACGGCAAAGTCATGCCCATTGGCCAAGATATCCGTAACCCCAATGGTCGTGCTCTTATCGACCGCGATGTTATCGGTGAACACGTCAACCGTTGCACTTTCCCTGATTCCCTCTGCTGGCTCATGAAGGATACCTGCCTGCCGCCGATTATCCGCTTTACCGATACATATCTCGCAGTTGCAATGGGTGCTGCGTTGATGACCAAGCGTAATCTGGCGGAAAACGTTTCCGAAGAAGAACTTAAGAAGCTGGTCTTTATCCCCTACGCCAACCCATTCCGTGTTTATGAACTCTGGAAAGATGTTGAAGCCTTTGCACATGTCTTTGACTGTGGCGCACACGGTTACAGCTTCAACTCCGTAGGTTTCTGGCGTTCTTCTGATACAGATCTCAATGCCATCCCCCTGCAGACTTCCTTGACCCTGCAGACCATGATTCTTACCGACAAGCTCGAATGGGAAGACTGGGAACTGCTGCCCGGAGCACAGATTCCCAAACGTAACTGCATGGAAAAAGTTTTGCCGGGATTCTACGATACCTACAATCCGACTAACGTTGAAAACCGTGCCGAGTACTTCCAGACTCTCAAGGACCGCTTCGCCCAGCGCAGGCATTTCCTTGAGCAGACCGACGATCTCAATTGCAAACCAGAGCTGCTTGCCAAGCTGACCAAAGCTTTGCACATTAAAGGCTGGTTCTAA
- a CDS encoding sodium ion-translocating decarboxylase subunit beta — protein sequence MDILLHFLSTTGFAEMTPGNFIMIVIGAFFIGLAIIKDYEPLLLLPIGFGAIVGNIPSIAGMPLSVYDEGSVLYYIYFGVSKGIFPPLIFLGIGAMTDFSCMLSSPRLVLLGAAAQMGIFATLIGALYMGFTPSEAGAIGIIGGADGPTAIFLSSKLAPHLLGAIAIAAYSYMALVPVIQPPIMKLMTTKKERLIRMSAPREVSTREKILFPVGGFIITALIAPGSLALVGMLFFGNLLKESGVTERLAETARTSLIDSVTILLGFSVGASTQAQTFLTPDSMLIFGLGAASFCVATASGLAFAKFMNLFTKDKINPLVGAAGVSAVPDSARVVQTVARDEDPHNFLLMHAMAPNVAGVLGSAVAAGVLWSVLAL from the coding sequence ATGGATATACTTCTGCACTTTCTAAGCACTACAGGCTTTGCAGAGATGACTCCCGGCAACTTCATTATGATTGTCATCGGAGCGTTTTTTATCGGCCTTGCTATTATTAAGGACTACGAGCCGCTGCTGCTCCTGCCCATCGGGTTTGGTGCAATCGTTGGTAACATCCCTTCCATAGCCGGGATGCCGCTCAGCGTTTATGACGAAGGCAGTGTGCTTTATTATATCTACTTTGGGGTCAGCAAAGGGATTTTCCCGCCCCTGATCTTTCTCGGTATCGGGGCCATGACCGATTTTTCGTGCATGCTCTCAAGCCCGAGACTTGTGCTGCTCGGCGCAGCAGCCCAGATGGGTATTTTTGCAACCCTCATCGGAGCCTTGTATATGGGCTTCACTCCCAGTGAGGCCGGTGCTATCGGTATTATCGGCGGGGCGGACGGGCCTACGGCCATCTTTCTCTCCTCCAAGCTGGCACCGCATCTTCTGGGAGCAATCGCCATTGCCGCGTATTCATACATGGCATTGGTCCCGGTTATCCAGCCTCCTATCATGAAGCTGATGACCACCAAAAAAGAGCGTCTTATCCGTATGAGCGCACCCCGTGAAGTTTCCACCCGTGAAAAGATTCTTTTTCCGGTCGGCGGCTTTATCATCACCGCGCTTATTGCACCGGGCTCACTTGCCCTCGTGGGGATGCTCTTTTTCGGTAACCTGCTCAAAGAATCCGGCGTTACCGAGCGTCTGGCCGAGACAGCACGCACCTCGCTTATTGACTCGGTAACCATTTTGCTTGGTTTTTCCGTTGGCGCATCCACTCAGGCTCAGACATTTCTGACTCCTGACAGTATGCTTATTTTCGGGCTGGGTGCTGCATCCTTCTGCGTTGCAACTGCAAGCGGACTGGCTTTTGCCAAATTCATGAACCTGTTCACCAAAGACAAGATCAACCCGCTGGTCGGAGCTGCCGGCGTATCCGCTGTTCCCGACTCTGCGCGAGTTGTCCAGACGGTTGCCCGCGATGAAGATCCGCATAACTTCCTGCTCATGCATGCCATGGCCCCGAACGTTGCCGGCGTTCTCGGTTCTGCTGTTGCTGCAGGTGTTCTCTGGTCTGTTCTGGCTCTTTAG
- a CDS encoding OadG family protein produces MQQMLFSWDNVVAGNGVSLSITGMSIVFVALILVSAYISLLPKIAAFCNKIIPPAAHHSGPVAGAPAPQVKTGPSEAEVVAAAVAYLHKNKG; encoded by the coding sequence ATGCAACAAATGTTGTTCAGTTGGGACAACGTGGTCGCGGGTAACGGCGTGTCACTTTCAATCACAGGCATGAGCATAGTGTTCGTGGCTCTGATTCTGGTAAGTGCCTATATTTCGCTGCTCCCCAAGATCGCCGCGTTCTGCAATAAGATTATTCCGCCTGCGGCTCATCACAGCGGTCCTGTAGCCGGTGCCCCGGCTCCACAGGTTAAAACCGGTCCTTCGGAAGCGGAGGTTGTGGCCGCTGCAGTGGCGTATCTGCATAAAAACAAGGGCTAG
- a CDS encoding biotin/lipoyl-containing protein — MAKKKIRFMCTAFRDGFQSVYGARVKTDDFLPAVEAAKEAGINWFEAGGGARFQALYFYSNECAFEMMDRFRETAGPDADLQTLARGVNVVGLESQPSDVIKAHADLFAKHGITTIRNFDALNDVNNLIYSGQCIADAGLKHQVVVSMMELPPGCSGAHDAAFYEKTLRQILDADIPFDSVCFKDASGTSTPAKVYETIKAAKKMLPEDVMLHFHTHETAGIGGLCYHSAIEAGADAIDLSMAPASGGTCQTDIITMWHILRGTDYTIDVDIDKIIKAEDVFRDCMKDYFLPPEATQVDPMIPFSPMPGGALTANTQMLRDNGLMEKYPEIIRAMSEVVRKGGFGTSVTPVSQFYFQQAFNNVMFGPWKKFADGYGKMVLGYFGKTPVEPDQEIVKLASEQMELEPTKKTPLEINDADPSKGLKPAREICEKEGFELSDENIFIVATCKDKGVSYLKGEARIGIRYKKDVEAEQLKKLGASVGGGSGSGTVNVTVNGQSYTVNVDGSTATLNGKSFNIGAGDAPAAGGAASAAPAGASEPVAAPMPGLIIRLAVDPGTQVQEGQTIVVMEAMKMEMEVKAHKPGTVTSYSVTAGDQVQQGQPLAQMTI, encoded by the coding sequence GTGGCCAAGAAGAAGATTAGGTTCATGTGTACTGCCTTTCGTGACGGCTTTCAGTCCGTTTACGGAGCCAGAGTCAAGACCGATGATTTCCTGCCTGCTGTTGAAGCGGCAAAAGAAGCGGGGATCAATTGGTTCGAAGCTGGCGGGGGCGCACGGTTCCAGGCCCTCTACTTTTATTCCAATGAATGCGCTTTTGAAATGATGGACAGGTTTAGGGAGACAGCAGGTCCCGATGCCGACCTTCAAACACTCGCTCGCGGTGTTAACGTTGTCGGACTTGAATCCCAGCCCAGTGACGTCATCAAAGCTCATGCTGATCTCTTTGCCAAACACGGCATCACCACCATCCGTAACTTTGACGCGCTCAACGACGTCAACAACCTGATCTACAGCGGCCAGTGTATTGCCGATGCCGGCCTTAAACATCAGGTGGTTGTTTCCATGATGGAATTGCCGCCCGGATGTTCCGGCGCACATGACGCTGCCTTTTACGAGAAAACCCTGCGTCAGATTCTTGATGCGGATATTCCTTTTGATTCCGTATGTTTTAAAGACGCTTCCGGCACATCCACGCCGGCCAAGGTTTATGAGACCATCAAGGCTGCCAAAAAGATGCTGCCCGAAGATGTTATGCTCCACTTCCATACCCATGAGACCGCAGGAATCGGCGGGCTCTGCTATCACTCTGCTATCGAAGCCGGTGCTGATGCCATTGACCTGTCCATGGCTCCCGCTTCCGGCGGCACCTGCCAGACCGACATCATCACCATGTGGCATATCCTGCGCGGGACTGATTACACCATTGATGTCGACATTGATAAAATCATCAAGGCTGAAGACGTTTTCCGCGACTGCATGAAGGATTACTTCCTGCCGCCCGAAGCGACTCAGGTCGATCCCATGATCCCGTTCAGCCCCATGCCCGGCGGTGCGCTCACTGCAAATACCCAGATGCTGCGTGATAACGGCCTCATGGAGAAATATCCCGAGATTATCCGGGCCATGAGTGAAGTTGTACGCAAGGGTGGGTTCGGTACTTCCGTTACCCCGGTTTCCCAGTTTTATTTCCAACAGGCGTTCAATAACGTAATGTTCGGTCCCTGGAAAAAATTTGCCGACGGTTACGGCAAAATGGTTCTGGGCTATTTCGGCAAGACTCCGGTCGAACCTGATCAGGAGATCGTAAAGCTTGCTTCCGAGCAGATGGAACTTGAACCGACCAAAAAGACTCCGCTTGAAATCAACGACGCTGATCCTTCCAAAGGACTCAAACCTGCCCGTGAGATCTGCGAAAAAGAAGGTTTCGAGCTTTCCGATGAAAATATTTTCATCGTGGCTACCTGTAAAGATAAAGGTGTCAGCTATCTTAAAGGCGAAGCCCGTATCGGTATCCGCTACAAGAAGGATGTTGAGGCTGAACAGCTCAAGAAGCTCGGTGCTTCCGTGGGCGGAGGTTCCGGATCCGGAACAGTCAATGTAACTGTTAACGGCCAATCCTACACCGTAAATGTGGACGGCTCCACCGCGACCCTCAACGGCAAGTCCTTCAATATTGGTGCAGGCGATGCACCGGCAGCAGGCGGGGCAGCTTCCGCAGCTCCGGCAGGAGCATCTGAACCCGTTGCGGCTCCCATGCCCGGCCTTATCATCAGGTTGGCGGTTGATCCCGGCACTCAGGTTCAGGAAGGACAGACCATCGTCGTCATGGAAGCCATGAAGATGGAAATGGAAGTTAAGGCTCACAAGCCCGGAACTGTGACCTCCTACTCCGTAACAGCGGGTGATCAGGTACAGCAGGGGCAGCCTCTGGCCCAAATGACGATCTAG
- a CDS encoding FeoB-associated Cys-rich membrane protein encodes MENIVVFGAVGIAVVYLVRKWFGKGGGSCGCGCDCGCDCSASKNGGCSTDSETCVNDLRQK; translated from the coding sequence ATGGAAAATATAGTTGTTTTCGGCGCAGTAGGTATTGCCGTAGTTTATCTCGTAAGAAAATGGTTCGGTAAGGGAGGTGGCTCCTGTGGTTGCGGATGTGATTGCGGTTGTGATTGCTCTGCGTCTAAAAATGGCGGATGCAGCACTGACTCGGAAACTTGCGTAAATGATCTTCGACAAAAGTAG
- a CDS encoding ATP-binding protein: MDKNTEELIVELRKKDKRIAELEARLYGSDQHLEERFHKLIDHVEMVSVQGYDRDRKVVFWNMASEKLYGYSRQEALGRKLEDLIIPEHMREGVISHIKDWHEKGIRIPAGELELKRKDGSTVPVYSAHVMQDNPDGSKYMYCIDVDLTEIKKAHHQLIKAKEQAESANRAKSEFLANMSHEIRTPLNGILGMLQLLKSTPLNIEQQEYIDLAVMGAKRLTNLLSDILDLSRVEAGKLSMEAAPFDLPELMRSIVDLYRPVIRQKNLAMNLVIHPETHIQLKGDGARLQQVLTNILGNAMKFTDSGKIDIETYPLPITDPEKVKILFSVSDTGSGIPDSKMDELFAPFTQCSEGLNRPHQGAGLGLTICRQLVQLMGGNIAIESELNKGTTVYLCIPFERPPQACAWEQKETMPQPTTQKFKVLLVEDEAISRLSAARQMELAGCEVVTAENGQQALEKISAESFDLIMMDIQMPVMDGLSATAAIRNGDAGEIAQDTPIIAMTAYAMKGDRDKFLAAGMDDYLSKPIENKDLLKLLDKYL; the protein is encoded by the coding sequence ATGGACAAAAACACTGAAGAACTGATTGTTGAGCTCAGAAAAAAAGATAAACGGATTGCCGAACTTGAAGCAAGATTATACGGCAGCGACCAGCATCTTGAAGAAAGGTTTCACAAGCTGATAGATCATGTGGAAATGGTATCCGTACAAGGTTATGATCGGGACCGTAAGGTGGTATTCTGGAATATGGCCAGTGAAAAACTCTACGGCTATTCACGGCAAGAAGCATTAGGCAGGAAGCTTGAAGATCTCATTATCCCGGAACATATGCGTGAAGGTGTAATCAGCCACATAAAAGACTGGCACGAAAAGGGGATCCGCATCCCGGCCGGAGAACTTGAATTAAAGAGAAAAGACGGCAGTACTGTCCCGGTTTATTCAGCTCACGTAATGCAAGATAATCCGGACGGCAGCAAATACATGTACTGTATTGACGTGGATTTGACCGAAATTAAAAAAGCCCACCATCAACTGATTAAGGCCAAAGAGCAGGCTGAATCCGCAAACCGGGCCAAAAGCGAATTCCTCGCCAACATGAGCCATGAGATACGCACTCCGCTAAACGGCATACTGGGCATGCTGCAACTGCTGAAATCCACACCATTGAACATTGAGCAGCAGGAATACATAGACCTTGCCGTCATGGGAGCCAAACGGTTGACCAACCTCCTCTCAGATATCCTTGATCTTTCAAGGGTGGAGGCTGGTAAGCTAAGTATGGAAGCTGCCCCTTTTGATCTTCCTGAACTCATGAGAAGTATCGTTGACCTTTACCGTCCGGTCATCCGCCAAAAGAACCTTGCAATGAATCTGGTCATTCATCCTGAAACACATATTCAATTAAAGGGTGACGGAGCACGGTTGCAGCAGGTACTGACAAACATTCTTGGCAATGCCATGAAATTTACTGATTCCGGCAAAATTGATATCGAAACATATCCCCTGCCGATAACAGACCCTGAAAAAGTAAAAATCCTGTTCAGCGTAAGTGACACCGGTTCCGGTATTCCGGACAGCAAGATGGATGAACTTTTTGCACCTTTCACTCAGTGCAGCGAAGGACTCAACCGCCCACATCAAGGAGCCGGACTGGGATTAACAATCTGCAGGCAACTCGTTCAGCTAATGGGAGGCAACATCGCCATTGAAAGTGAGCTGAACAAAGGGACAACTGTATATTTATGCATTCCATTCGAAAGACCGCCCCAAGCATGCGCATGGGAACAAAAAGAGACCATGCCGCAGCCAACAACTCAAAAATTCAAAGTGCTTTTGGTCGAGGATGAAGCGATCAGCAGACTCTCGGCAGCCCGGCAAATGGAGCTGGCCGGATGTGAAGTTGTAACAGCTGAAAACGGACAGCAGGCACTTGAAAAAATTTCAGCTGAATCTTTCGATCTTATAATGATGGATATCCAGATGCCGGTCATGGACGGACTGAGCGCTACCGCAGCCATACGTAACGGAGATGCAGGTGAAATAGCGCAGGACACTCCAATCATCGCCATGACAGCCTACGCCATGAAAGGGGACCGGGACAAATTTCTTGCTGCCGGTATGGACGATTATCTTTCCAAACCTATCGAGAACAAAGACCTGCTTAAGTTGCTAGATAAATATCTATAA
- the cbiM gene encoding cobalt transporter CbiM: MHISEGVLSLPVLASGGVVTVIGTTLGLKTLDSEKLVSVALLSSVFFIASLIHIPIGPSSAHLIMSGLMGLILGWAAFPAILTGLLLQAVLFQYGGLTVIGVNTATMALPAVACHYMFRPLLKKNFFSMSLGAFLCGAVSIALSAILTSAALSFTDESFTSVAKMIVYGHIPIMIIEGFICASAYGFLQKVKPEMLLVTQ, from the coding sequence ATGCACATATCTGAAGGAGTTCTTTCGTTACCGGTTCTTGCCAGCGGAGGAGTTGTCACTGTCATCGGAACCACACTCGGTCTTAAAACGCTTGATTCTGAAAAACTTGTTTCCGTGGCCCTGCTTTCCTCGGTCTTTTTTATTGCGTCGCTGATCCATATTCCTATCGGCCCATCCAGTGCCCATCTTATCATGAGCGGCCTTATGGGCCTGATTTTGGGCTGGGCTGCTTTCCCGGCTATTTTGACAGGGCTGCTTTTACAGGCAGTACTCTTTCAATACGGGGGGTTGACCGTCATCGGAGTCAATACGGCTACCATGGCCCTGCCCGCAGTTGCTTGTCACTATATGTTCCGCCCTCTGCTTAAAAAAAATTTCTTCAGCATGAGTCTCGGCGCCTTCCTCTGCGGAGCTGTTTCCATCGCCCTGTCCGCAATCCTGACCTCAGCGGCTCTCTCTTTTACTGATGAAAGTTTTACATCCGTTGCGAAGATGATTGTTTACGGACACATCCCGATCATGATCATCGAAGGTTTTATCTGCGCCTCCGCTTACGGATTCCTGCAAAAAGTCAAGCCGGAAATGCTGCTGGTAACTCAGTAA
- a CDS encoding MATE family efflux transporter, with protein sequence MKSLWNKPFGYKHVLDISMPLAVSMASTTIMQVTDRIFLGRYSMEAIAAALPAGILSFLFISFFMGVASYINVFIAQYTGAAKPERVASSLWQGIYFALGSWLVLGAMGFWLTPLLESGGHPPEVLELEIQYFRILMLGAGLPVLDTALSGFFAGRGLTRTVMVVNMIGAAVNIPLDYALINGVWIFPEMGIRGAAIATITAGAVIVSIYVPLIFSRDNEINFKTRTNFRFEPKLFKRFIQFGLSNGVQFFLDIFAVTFFVYMVGRLGTLILAASNIVLSIDGISFFPAYGISVGVSTLVGQAIGQGRPDYARRATTCALHITTVWMLIMGLIYLLFPELLLSLFRPENITDAVFADVLNYGTHFLLFTAAYILFDGTALVYSGALKGAGDVVFVMKSVGLCCIAIMVVPCYMAVEVYPSGPYFLWAVFTLYVVVLAAAFYWRFRGGKWANMRVIE encoded by the coding sequence ATGAAATCTTTATGGAACAAGCCATTCGGGTACAAGCATGTGCTCGATATAAGTATGCCTCTTGCGGTCAGCATGGCCTCCACAACAATAATGCAGGTCACAGATAGAATTTTTCTTGGACGTTATTCAATGGAAGCCATTGCTGCCGCATTGCCTGCGGGGATTCTGTCTTTCCTGTTCATATCGTTTTTTATGGGGGTGGCCAGCTATATAAATGTATTCATTGCCCAATACACCGGAGCAGCAAAGCCGGAGCGGGTGGCTTCCAGCCTTTGGCAGGGGATATATTTTGCTCTGGGATCATGGCTGGTTCTCGGTGCCATGGGATTCTGGCTGACTCCGCTACTTGAAAGCGGTGGACATCCTCCTGAGGTTCTGGAGCTGGAAATTCAGTATTTCAGAATTCTCATGCTCGGGGCCGGGCTGCCGGTTCTTGATACCGCTCTTTCCGGTTTTTTTGCCGGGCGTGGGCTGACCCGCACGGTCATGGTGGTCAATATGATAGGTGCGGCTGTGAATATCCCGCTCGATTATGCGCTCATCAACGGGGTATGGATTTTCCCGGAAATGGGCATCCGTGGGGCGGCCATTGCCACGATTACAGCCGGGGCAGTCATAGTCTCCATTTACGTGCCGCTGATTTTCAGCCGTGATAATGAAATAAATTTCAAGACCCGCACCAACTTCCGCTTTGAGCCTAAATTGTTCAAACGATTCATCCAGTTCGGTCTTTCCAACGGAGTTCAGTTCTTTCTCGACATTTTTGCCGTAACTTTTTTTGTTTATATGGTTGGTCGATTAGGAACGCTTATACTTGCGGCCAGTAACATTGTCCTTTCCATTGACGGGATATCATTCTTTCCGGCCTACGGAATTTCAGTTGGGGTCAGTACCCTGGTGGGGCAGGCCATAGGGCAGGGCAGGCCGGATTATGCCAGACGGGCAACCACGTGTGCTTTGCATATCACTACGGTATGGATGCTTATTATGGGACTGATATATCTGCTTTTCCCGGAGTTGCTTTTATCTTTGTTCCGTCCGGAAAATATTACAGATGCCGTGTTCGCTGACGTGCTGAATTATGGAACACATTTTTTGCTTTTTACCGCGGCCTATATCCTTTTTGACGGTACAGCACTGGTTTATTCAGGTGCTCTGAAAGGTGCCGGAGATGTTGTGTTTGTCATGAAAAGCGTAGGTCTGTGCTGCATAGCTATTATGGTTGTCCCCTGCTATATGGCAGTCGAAGTATATCCTTCAGGACCGTATTTTTTGTGGGCTGTCTTTACTCTCTATGTGGTTGTGCTGGCAGCTGCTTTCTACTGGCGTTTCCGGGGTGGGAAGTGGGCGAATATGAGGGTTATTGAATAA
- a CDS encoding HU family DNA-binding protein — translation MSKTVLVKKIREKLELSAKDASAALDGVLSAIEDGLKEEGNVTLTGFGTFKTVERSARTGRNPQTGEAIQIPASRGVKFTPGKFLKDAVK, via the coding sequence ATGAGTAAAACTGTTCTTGTTAAGAAAATCCGGGAAAAACTGGAGCTGAGTGCAAAAGATGCTTCTGCCGCACTGGACGGCGTTCTCAGCGCAATCGAAGACGGCCTCAAAGAAGAAGGCAATGTTACCCTTACAGGTTTCGGTACTTTCAAGACTGTTGAGCGCTCCGCACGCACCGGGCGCAACCCCCAGACCGGCGAAGCCATCCAGATTCCCGCTTCCCGTGGTGTAAAATTCACTCCCGGAAAATTCCTCAAGGACGCAGTTAAATAA
- a CDS encoding co-chaperone GroES, with product MNLKPLQDRVLIKRLETEQKTAGGIIIPDSAKEKPMKGEVVAAGPGKDNNPMTVKAGDVVLFAKYAGNELKIDADEFIIMREDEILAIVE from the coding sequence ATGAATCTCAAGCCGTTACAGGACCGTGTACTTATCAAGCGTCTGGAAACCGAGCAGAAAACAGCTGGCGGCATCATCATCCCCGATTCCGCAAAAGAAAAACCCATGAAAGGTGAAGTTGTTGCTGCAGGCCCCGGTAAAGACAACAACCCCATGACTGTCAAAGCTGGCGACGTTGTTCTCTTTGCCAAGTATGCTGGTAACGAACTGAAAATTGACGCAGACGAATTCATCATCATGCGTGAAGACGAAATTCTCGCAATCGTCGAGTAA